A stretch of DNA from Cannabis sativa cultivar Pink pepper isolate KNU-18-1 chromosome X, ASM2916894v1, whole genome shotgun sequence:
tgaaagaaaatcaCAATAATATATGTTGACTCCACAAATGATGGAATTCCCACACGTCATACTATTAAGACAAAGAAGTTTGAAAGAGGAACCTTCACAACTTTACAAGAACTATGGTAGAGAGTACAGTGAATTTCTGAAACAGTGAAGTATGATTTTTTAAATCATTTTCATTCTCATGTTAAGATCCAAAATACATAGCAATAATATCTCTGGTCATATCATATGAGGAGAAACCAAAATGAGATAATGGGCAGATTGACACTGGTATGAACCCTAGTCTCATCATATATTACTTAGTTTTTACACTGATAACTACATTTGTTGAACTGCAGTACTCCTGCAACTACAATACTAGGAAGGAAAGAACTGTATAAAGCTAACAGCAAACAAGTTGAAGACCACAATAGCTGATGAAGTCACAATGTGGCAGTGTATCGGAGATGCTGCTCGTAAAAGTTGATCAACTGGAGATGAATAAGAGAAAATGAGAATTGATAATAACAGTAAAAACAGCCAGGTAGTGATGATAACCATATTGACAACACAAAACAATAGATAACATTAATTACCAGATGTGGGTTATTGGCCTTGAGGAACTTGTTATCCACCATCACCTCTCTTCCATCCGACCTGTAAAAAAGGTAACATTGTTAAGGAAAACATGTATACGCATATAAAGTATAATACAAGCAGCAAAATGTGCTAATACTGCATCACATACCATGGTGACCCAAAATGATCATTGGTCCCTTTCTTTTTTAAGTGACACTAGTGCAAAAAATTAGTTCATAATAATTTTTAGCACTCTATTAGACATAGCATAATAAATCCCAACCCAAGGAAAGTTAAATTCACTGTTTCGCATATTAACGAGAGGTACATTTCATTAAGGCTATGTTTGGAAGTTGGATTTCGGCAAGGAAAGAAAAAGGTAAGGAAAATGTAGGTAAAAAAAAAgtggaaaataaaaaataaaaaattatcatatTTGGGATAGAAAGAAAATTGTATAGAAAAACACTCAATTCAACGAAAATTTTCATATCAAACTTCCAAACATAGTCTTAGGATTTTAAACAAGAGGTATATTTCATTTAGATAACACGACCCTTGTTAATAACTTCAAATTCTTCAAGACCAATCATTAAAGGGTTTAGAAAATTAGACAGAGTTCAGAGGGATGAGATAATGTGACAATAGTAAGTGTGTTAAGGTAGCAAGCAAGGGAGTTCCAACAAGGCTTCACTCATATTTTATGGGAGGCGCAATGATATCCAATAAAGAATGCATAATACGTAATGATGCAAGGTATACAAATTATTCTCAAACCCAATCATTTTACAGTTATATGTAAAAAGTTAATAGAAATAATTTAAAGTAATTCAATGACATACCTCATGGCCATAAAGGTCACTGACACATCCTGAATATTGTTTGTCACAGAAGCTGAATAGCCTATTGGTTTGATAATCTTGGTGATACACAATGAATTTTCGTATTCATCAGCCCTATTATTGTCACTTGGATTTTCCCCAGCAGCAGTGAGACTTCCTGTCCCTAGTAGTTCAATTCTGCTGCCGGGGAGAATGCTGGTTCCAATTGTTATATTTTGGATAACAGGAGCATCACATAAAGGCAACTCTTGTTTAAACCTCTTCACAGAACCAGACTTCCTTCTCTTAGCTCCCATACTGCGATTGTTCTGAACTGTTTCAGCACAGTGCACCTGGGGAATTCCTTCTGTGGGGCCATTGCCTTCAGAAGACTTTGGTTCTTGATGCTGTACGCCCAGTTTATCTGCATTGCTAGTAGAGGTTGTTTTAAGCTCACTAAGTTTTGGATCATACTCATTTTCATCTTTCCTCCCACATTTTTTAGGGTAAGCATTCGTGACACCATTTTCAACATTGAACTTCTTGAATGTCTCACCATTGTTGACAATGACATCCCCAAGATATTCTTCTTGTGGGAGAGCAGAAATCTCAGCAAGGCTCAAATTATCAAGGGCTGCAGTCGATTTCTCCATCATATCAGTGGTTTCCAACGCTGTGCCGTTAAAGTGAGCACCTGTTGGACGTTGTTGTCTCTTCTTAGGTTGAGAATGAGGAGTCCCATGCTTACGCTTTCGCTTCCTATGCTTCCCGGATTGCAAGCTTAAAATGgaagaaaaaacaataatttatataaaaggaATGTTGACCCTTTTAGTTTTAACAGCGCGCAG
This window harbors:
- the LOC115697325 gene encoding chromo domain-containing protein LHP1, producing the protein MKVKGGGKKKGSCDTNLGGDSDTNPPPNGSLSSQLDPSLFPLSLQQQDTHLKLHDAQPQPHPDVHDAENNEEDDDEDEDDADNDDANENTERPKLDDGFYEIEAIRRKRVRKGQLQYLIKWRGWPETANTWEPLENLQSCSDVIELFEESLQSGKHRKRKRKHGTPHSQPKKRQQRPTGAHFNGTALETTDMMEKSTAALDNLSLAEISALPQEEYLGDVIVNNGETFKKFNVENGVTNAYPKKCGRKDENEYDPKLSELKTTSTSNADKLGVQHQEPKSSEGNGPTEGIPQVHCAETVQNNRSMGAKRRKSGSVKRFKQELPLCDAPVIQNITIGTSILPGSRIELLGTGSLTAAGENPSDNNRADEYENSLCITKIIKPIGYSASVTNNIQDVSVTFMAMRSDGREVMVDNKFLKANNPHLLINFYEQHLRYTATL